The genomic segment CTCGCCCAGGTCCTGCACCGTCTCGATCGGCCCCACGCCCTGCCTGCTGTTGAACTTGCCTTCAAACCCCTCGCGCCGCGCCGTCAGAAAATCGCACGTCCATCCATCCAGGCACACGCAGTCGATAAAGTCCGCTTTCCCCTGCGCCGGCTTCAGATAATGCTCTGTGCTCGGATAGTACGGATAGCAAATCCCGCCATCCCCATCGCCGTTGTCGATCCCATGCTGGCTCCAGATCTGCCCCTGGCAGACGTGGATCCCCTCATCGTTCGCCAGATGCTGCTGATTCTCCGCATCCAGAAATCCCGCCACCAGGCATTGCGGCCGATACCCGCCGCCCACCATCTTCGAAACCTCTCCCAGCGCCGTATGAATCGTCTTCCGATTCTCCTCGCGCGTGGCATACATCGGCGCAAAGTATCCGCCGGGAATGAACGTCACTTCATCGCCAAACTTATCGTGATACGAAGCCAGCAGCCTGCGCACGTCTTTGTACTGCTGCCGCTGGTCATAGAGCGCCAACCAGCTTATCGCCCACGTCATACGCCCGCCGGGACACCCGCGCCCAAACGCCTCGCGCCGCGCGCTCACATGTTCCACGCTGTTATCGGCAACCTCGTCCTGGCCTATCGACCGCGTCGGCGTCACCTCGATCTGGTTCACCCGTACCACCGACACATGCGTCAGAAACCTGCCGCGCAATCCCGTCTGCACCGGCGCAGCCACCACTCCGGCTGCCTTCGCCATCGCCACAGCGCCCGCCGCTGACCGTACGAATTCCCGCCGAGTCCATCTACTCATCATGCCGGCCGCTCTTCCTCCAACCACCGAATCGCTGCGGAAATATCGTTATAAAACACGCGATAATCCCCTTCACCAAACCCCAGCCGCGCCAGAAACGCCACCCGCGTATTCGGCACGATAATCGCTCTCCGCAACTTCACCCCAGACCCCAATTCCGACTCAAGCTTCTGCTGAATCAGCGCCGGATCCACCGTCGGCAGTTCCAGTTCCAGTGCGTCATACAAAACCCGTCCCCGCCCCGTATCCTGCACAAGCTGAAGGACGCGGCTCTGGCACTCGCGCAGCAACTCTTCCGTCGGCACGCCTCGTATGCGCGCGATGATGAGCCCGCCGTTGACCTCCACCCACAATTGCGCCGCGTCCATCATTCAGCTCCGTTCTACTTTGCCTTCTGGTCCAGCCGCAAAAAACGCGCCGCGTTGTTATACAGAATGTCCCTCTTCTGCTCCGGCGTCAGATAATCCGCGTTCTGAATAATGCTGATCGAGTACGCCATCAGCTTCGGCCACTCCATCTGGTCCGTGCCAAACATCACCCGGTCTTCGAACCCCGCATCCACCAGCCGCTGGATATACCGATTGACCTCCGACAGCGGATAACTCCATATAAGTCCCGCCACATCCA from the Occallatibacter riparius genome contains:
- a CDS encoding DUF3863 domain-containing protein, with the translated sequence MMSRWTRREFVRSAAGAVAMAKAAGVVAAPVQTGLRGRFLTHVSVVRVNQIEVTPTRSIGQDEVADNSVEHVSARREAFGRGCPGGRMTWAISWLALYDQRQQYKDVRRLLASYHDKFGDEVTFIPGGYFAPMYATREENRKTIHTALGEVSKMVGGGYRPQCLVAGFLDAENQQHLANDEGIHVCQGQIWSQHGIDNGDGDGGICYPYYPSTEHYLKPAQGKADFIDCVCLDGWTCDFLTARREGFEGKFNSRQGVGPIETVQDLGEAVGRQEMMGTTAMHFDAGHALNGFGFVTGIWETSLGNHQHLEWWLQQVRERWPDTRVMTEGEFGLEWRKHVRNNAGLNYRFDAKGTGAPGSEKDLELEWYMNQEFRLALLGPAADKSKRMAIDFTRYDLPVHEPQGLQREWSLMNVLNQKGTRPQDKPKRLGELAAEDQRMIFSKYPELKRLA
- a CDS encoding SpoIIAA family protein, with protein sequence MMDAAQLWVEVNGGLIIARIRGVPTEELLRECQSRVLQLVQDTGRGRVLYDALELELPTVDPALIQQKLESELGSGVKLRRAIIVPNTRVAFLARLGFGEGDYRVFYNDISAAIRWLEEERPA